The DNA window CGTCGGGCACGATGGCCCGCACGACGACAGTACCGAGCGCCAGCCCGTTTTCTGCAAGGATGCCTACGTACGTTCCAGCCGCAAACCCAGCCGCATATCCCAGAATGTGGTACGGCGATCCAAGGTGTTGAAGGGTGCTCCCCACCGCCACAACCCAAATGAGCACCTCTACAAATCCGACCAGCGCAGCAATTCCCCGTTGTCCCCGCACCGCTACGATCATCCGCACGGTGCCAAGGGAGACATCTATCAGACGAAGTGCAAATATGAGGAGTGGACCATAGGGAAGAGCGAAAAACGCATCCATGAGAGAAGAAAATGCTGTGGTGTGAGAGACGATGGAGACCGTTATTCATCAAGGGACACTCCCCGATCGGTGTAAAAAATTCACCGACCGGCCCTCGAACCGGCGTTCAATTTCGGCGTCTAACGGGGACCTCAGACTTTTCTAACGGACGCTCGTAACAACGTCCCACCAATCCTCCACTACGCTTTCCCTTTCCCGTTCCCTCCTCCCTGGAGGCCCTCATGCGTGTTTTCCTTGGGTTCCTTATCGCTCTTTCTCTAGTGCTCGTGCTGTCGCCGAACGCCTCGGCCCAGTACTTTGGACGAAATAAGGTCCAGTACGACCGTTTCAAATTCGACATCCTACCGACCCAGCACTTCGATCTCTACTTCTATC is part of the Salinibacter sp. 10B genome and encodes:
- a CDS encoding DUF5698 domain-containing protein, whose amino-acid sequence is MDAFFALPYGPLLIFALRLIDVSLGTVRMIVAVRGQRGIAALVGFVEVLIWVVAVGSTLQHLGSPYHILGYAAGFAAGTYVGILAENGLALGTVVVRAIVPDDANGATAQALRAKGYAVTEVDGRGQDGPVDILNTVVERKEAPHVIDLIEARAPRSFVTVEELRTTRRGRLRPSDRRPTRLVRR